A genomic segment from Gossypium hirsutum isolate 1008001.06 chromosome D04, Gossypium_hirsutum_v2.1, whole genome shotgun sequence encodes:
- the LOC107934347 gene encoding lysine-specific histone demethylase 1 homolog 3 isoform X2 — protein sequence MESDDGSNSKAGPQLQFGLGNNVELGLEKVTLQNSLKLRNKKMDGGGGSKKRLKVTAVEVDVDSDDDEPILSLLKLRKSKNPKKDKAGLEGSAGKCKKVEVKAVKTEGKNEEDLGGMNDTLASFRKKLKDPKKDVDLGAKRERDYSLNKSVEGGGVLDGKSVLNTGVKGQDIGEDRSDVVTDTVVERKHTGKVRRAKFDSKSKPIEVDDESRAKLEEDQNEGGLSPESGLNQHSHEAQSDSVRKSCPISSLKRNCKGSYHASASKNPSRNYGDRSHSDSSSSFSHSSSKECNTAENQGFDHSVCQQESILEPVDLNVEKGPTEDPCRSPKVCDKEKYGHSNIELRDNCSAVDQRNKPESEGSPQTKHNLLPSVVDSLKMEETCTDVPNACAEENSLENSVHPNEFVASIQRCNSALRQPSEDACHGACGPTHDTLFISKEANVDSPTSTPDENESFHEDAVSLPSSEIKDSMSSAVQRGGRSIKKRRHGDMAYEGDADWENLLNEQGFFGNQQFADSDRSFRAKEKFDEAAVSSGLKARAVGPVEKIKFKEVLKGRGGLQEYLECRNHILGLWSKDVNRILPLAECGVSDTPSEGEPPRASLIREIYAFLDQGGYINFGIASKKEKAELRVKDNHKLLKERKNYGNSVASVADSEDGVAFILGQVKNSEASLDAKVGVRVDDENQASEATIPEVLVDSITSELPCGKEQKEHPSDNCQQNGSISAKLNPLLISSQVPSADLSCDAIDMGIAPVITPEERNDSHYVQSATYDKPDGNHQLQGDAEVRKNIIIVGAGPAGLTAARHLKRQGFSVVVLEARDRIGGRVYTDCFSLSVPVDLGASIITGVEADVSTNRRPDPSSLICAQLGLELTVLNSSCPLYDIVSGQKVPADLDDALEAEYNSLLDDMVFLVAQKGQKAMTISLEDGLEYALKTHRMEEIGADIEEIESHSSVEAVYDLKASNGKKCSEGEILSPLERRVMNWHYAHLEYGCAAPLKEVSLPNWNQDDVYGGFGGAHCMIKGGYSKVVESLGEGLLIHLNHVVSNISYGPKDPGIDNSHHRQVKVSTSNGSEFSGDAVLITVPLGCLKAGAIKFSPPLPQWKHSSIQQLGFGVLNKVVLEFPEVFWDDTVDYFGVTAEETDSRGHCFMFWNVQKTVGAPVLIALVAGKAAIDGQTMSSSDHVNHAVLILRKLFGEASVPDPVASVVTDWGRDPFSYGAYSYVAIGASGEDYDMLGRPVENCLFFAGEATCKEHPDTVGGAMLSGLREAVRLIDIFTTGNDYTAEVEAMEAAQRRSESGRDEVRDIIKRLEAVELSNVLYKNSLDRAWVLSREALLRDMFFNVKTTSGRLHLAKKLLGLPVESLKSFAGTKEGLSTLNSWMLDSMGKDGTQLLRHCVRLLVLVSTDLLAVRSSGIGKTVKEKICVHTSRDIRAIASQLVSVWLEVFRKAKASSKRKSLKDTASGKPPLHSQHGAFESKASLQDPFPAGKQYPFYAKENGKSVDMEVEYVNQGMSEEEQAAFAAEAAARAAAKAAAEYFAGTCIHRSQLQQIASAS from the exons ATGGAAAGTGATGACGGTTCAAACTCCAAGGCAGGTCCACAATTGCAATTTGGTTTGGGGAATAATGTTGAGCTAGGGCTAGAAAAGGTTACATTACAGAATTCTTTGAAACTTAGGAACAAGAAAATGGATGGTGGTGGGGGCTCTAAGAAAAGACTAAAAGTAACAGCGGTGGAGGTTGATGTTGATTCAGATGATGATGAGCCCATTTTGTCCTTGTTGAAGTTAAGAAAATCTAAGAATCCTAAAAAGGATAAGGCTGGATTGGAAGGCAGCGCTGGGAAGTGCAAGAAGGTTGAAGTTAAAGCAGTTAAAACTGAGGGCAAGAATGAGGAGGATTTGGGGGGAATGAATGATACGTTGGCCAGCTTTAGAAAGAAGCTAAAGGATCCCAAGAAAGATGTTGATCTAGGAGCAAAGAGGGAAAGGGATTATTCTTTGAATAAGTCTGTGGAGGGTGGTGGAGTTTTGGATGGGAAATCTGTGTTGAACACTGGTGTGAAAGGTCAGGATATTGGTGAAGACAGGTCTGATGTGGTTACTGATACAGTTGTCGAAAGAAAGCATACAGGGAAAGTAAGGAGAGCCAAGTTTGATTCAAAATCCAAGCCCATCGAGGTTGATGATGAATCCAGAGCTAAGCTAGAGGAAGATCAGAATGAGGGAGGTTTGTCGCCTGAGAGTGGTTTGAATCAACATTCTCACGAGGCACAATCTGATTCAGTGAGGAAATCTTGCCCAATTTCGAGTTTGAAACGTAATTGCAAGGGTTCCTATCATGCTTCTGCTTCAAAGAATCCTAGCAGAAATTATGGTGATAGGTCTCATTCAGATTCTAGTTCAAGCTTCTCACATTCATCCTCCAAAGAATGCAACACAGCTGAGAATCAAGGATTTGACCATAGTGTGTGTCAACAAGAAAGCATTTTGGAACCAGTTGACTTAAATGTTGAAAAGGGTCCTACAGAGGACCCATGTAGGTCACCTAAAGTTTGTGACAAAGAAAAATATGGGCATTCCAACATTGAGCTCAGGGACAATTGCTCAGCAGTTGACCAGAGGAATAAGCCAGAAAGTGAAGGTTCACCACAAACTAAACATAATCTGTTACCGTCTGTTGTTGATTCACTGAAGATGGAAGAGACTTGCACTGATGTTCCAAATGCTTGCGCTGAGGAAAACTCTTTAGAAAACTCTGTTCATCCCAATGAATTTGTTGCCTCCATTCAGAGGTGCAACTCTGCTCTCCGTCAACCTTCTGAAGATGCATGCCATGGTGCTTGTGGTCCCACCCATGATACCCTTTTCATCAGCAAAGAGGCCAATGTTGATTCTCCCACATCAACACCTGATGAAAATGAAAGTTTTCATGAAGATGCAGTCTCTCTCCCCAGTTCTGAAATCAAAGACAGTATGTCATCAGCTGTCCAGCGAGGTGGGCGCAGTATTAAAAAGCGTAGACATGGAGATATGGCTTATGAAGGGGATGCTGATTGGGAGAATTTGCTAAATGAGCAAGGGTTTTTTGGAAATCAACAGTTTGCAGACAGTGATCGTTCCTTTAGAGCAAAAGAGAAGTTTGATGAGGCAGCAGTATCATCTGGACTGAAAGCTCGTGCTGTGGGACCAGTTGAGAAGATCAAATTTAAGGAGGTCTTGAAGGGTAGAGGTGGGCTACAGGAATACTTGGAATGCAG GAATCATATCTTAGGTCTTTGGAGTAAAGATGTTAACCGCATTTTGCCTCTTGCTGAGTGCGGTGTTAGTGACACTCCTTCAGAGGGTGAACCACCCCGAGCTTCCCTAATCAGGGAGATATATGCATTTCTTGATCAGGGT GGTTACATAAACTTTGGAATTgcttcaaagaaagaaaaagctgAGCTTAGGGTTAAGGATAACCACAAGCTTCTCAAGGAAAGAAAAAATTATGGCAATTCAGTGGCCTCTGTTGCTGATTCAGAGGATGGAGTTGCCTTCATCCTTGGCCAGGTCAAGAATTCTGAAGCCTCTTTGGATGCAAAGGTCGGTGTTAGAGTTGATGATGAAAACCAGGCTTCTGAAGCCACAATACCTGAAGTGTTGGTTGATTCGATCACATCAGAATTACCTTGCGGAAAAGAACAAAAGGAACACCCAAGTGATAATTGCCAGCAAAATGGCAGCATCAGTGCAAAACTAAACCCTTTATTGATTAGTTCGCAGGTTCCAAGTGCAGATCTATCTTGTGATGCTATTGACATGGGAATAGCCCCTGTAATAACTCCAGAAGAAAGAAATGACTCACATTATGTTCAGTCTGCAACTTATGATAAACCTGATGGGAATCATCAACTGCAGGGTGATGCAGAGGTCAGAAAGAACATCATAATTGTTGGAGCTGGTCCTGCTGGATTGACTGCTGCACGCCACTTGAAACGTCAGGGATTTTCTGTAGTTGTACTTGAGGCTAGGGATAGGATAGGAGGTCGTGTTTATACTGATTGCTTCTCTCTTTCAGTACCCGTGGACCTTGGGGCTAGCATTATTACTGGAGTTGAGGCCGATGTGTCAACTAATAGAAGACCAGATCCATCCTCATTGATTTGTGCACAGTTGGGGCTAGAGTTGACCGTGTTGAATAGTTCCTGTCCTCTTTATGACATTGTATCTGGTCAAAAGGTTCCTGCTGATCTGGATGATGCTCTGGAAGCTGAATACAATAGTCTTCTTGATGATATGGTGTTTCTTGTTGCTCAAAAAGGTCAAAAAGCAATGACAATTTCTCTTGAGGATGGTTTAGAATATGCCCTAAAAACGCATCGGATGGAAGAAATAGGAGCTGATATTGAAGAAATAGAATCACATTCTTCAGTGGAAGCTGTCTATGACTTGAAAGCAAGCAATGGAAAAAAATGTTCTGAAGGGGAGATTTTGAGTCCTCTTGAGAGAAGGGTTATGAATTGGCACTATGCCCACTTGGAGTATGGCTGTGCTGCTCCGCTTAAGGAAGTGTCTCTTCCCAATTGGAATCAAGATGATGTTTATGGCGGCTTTGGAGGAGCCCATTGTATGATTAAAGGAGGTTACAGTAAGGTGGTTGAGTCTCTTGGAGAAGGACTTCTGATCCACTTGAACCATGTAGTCTCaaatatttcatacggcccaaagGACCCTGGGATTGATAATAGTCATCATAGGCAGGTCAAAGTTTCCACATCAAATGGCAGTGAGTTTTCAGGAGATGCTGTGCTGATCACTGTGCCACTTGGTTGCTTGAAAGCAGGAGCCATAaagttttctcctccattgccccAATGGAAACATTCTTCCATACAGCAACTTGGTTTTGGAGTACTTAATAAAGTTGTTTTGGAATTTCCAGAAGTTTTTTGGGATGATACTGTGGATTACTTTGGAGTGACTGCTGAGGAAACAGATAGTAGAGGCCATTGCTTTATGTTTTGGAATGTCCAAAAAACTGTTGGGGCTCCTGTTCTTATAGCCTTAGTGGCTGGTAAGGCAGCTATTGATGGTCAAACTATGAGCTCATCAGATCATGTAAACCATGCTGTACTTATTCTCCGAAAACTTTTTGGTGAGGCTTCAGTTCCTGATCCTGTTGCCTCAGTTGTGACTGATTGGGGGAGGGATCCTTTCAGTTACGGTGCTTACTCCTATGTTGCCATTGGAGCATCTGGAGAAGACTATGATATGTTGGGCAGGCCTGTTGAGAACTGCTTGTTTTTCGCTGGAGAAGCTACTTGCAAGGAGCATCCTGACACAGTTGGTGGTGCAATGTTGAGTGGACTTCGGGAGGCTGTGCGATTAATTGACATATTTACCACTGGAAATGATTATACAGCTGAAGTAGAGGCAATGGAGGCTGCACAGAGACGATCAGAATCAGGAAGGGATGAAGTTAGGGACATAATTAAGAGACTTGAAGCAGTTGAACTTTCTAATGTCTTGTACAAAAACTCTTTGGATCGTGCTTGGGTTTTGAGCAGGGAAGCTTTACTACGGGACATGTTCTTTAATGTGAAAACCACTTCAGGACGATTGCATCTAGCCAAAAAGTTGTTGGGTCTCCCAGTTGAATCCTTGAAATCCTTTGCTGGGACAAAGGAAGGGCTTAGCACACTCAACTCATGGATGCTG GATTCGATGGGGAAAGATGGGACTCAGCTGTTGCGCCATTGTGTTCGTCTTCTTGTGCTTGTTTCAACTGATCTACTTGCAGTTCGTTCATCAG GCATAGGGAAAACTGTGAAGGAAAAAATTTGTGTGCATACAAGTCGTGATATACGTGCTATAGCAAGCCAGCTGGTTAGTGTTTGGCTTGAAGTTTTCCGTAAGGCAAAAGCTTCTTCAAAGAGAAAATCCCTTAAAGATACTGCTTCAGGAAAGCCGCCTCTACACTCACAACATGGTGCTTTTGAGAGTAAAGCAAGCTTGCAGGATCCGTTTCCTGCTGGAAAGCAGTATCCTTTCTATGCGAAAGAGAATGGCAAATCAGTTGATATGGAGGTGGAATATGTCAACCAAGGGATGTCAGAGGAAGAGCAGGCTGCCTTTGCTGC